The following proteins come from a genomic window of Noviherbaspirillum sp. L7-7A:
- the oxlT gene encoding oxalate/formate MFS antiporter yields MSQATLNAQRPLPATSDKTRWIQLIVGVVCMIATANIQYAWTLFVPEIQDKFGWARAEIQIAFTLFVLVQTWLAPIEGHFIDKFGPRVMVAFGAVMIGCAWIVNSQATSLLGFYVGAALGGIGVGSIYSTCINNALKWFPDRRGLAVGLTAGGYGAGSAATILPIAAMIESSGFQHTFLFFGILQGSLAFIAAWFLRSPSKSEVKASSKLTQATRDYTLKEALSTKLFWLMFVMFILVVTGGMMAVAQLGVIAKDLGVKEFQVDLHFFVMAALPLALMLDRIMNGVSRPLFGWISDNIGREKTMVIAFTLEGLGIIALGYFGSNPWAFLILSGVVFLAWGEVYSLFSALAGDAFGTKHIGKIYGVLYTAKGIGALFVPLGNLMMEATGTWSTVLYTVALMDLTAAFLAIMMLRPVLAKHVSFSKSLMMRENAAAAAT; encoded by the coding sequence ATGAGCCAAGCTACCCTGAACGCGCAACGCCCGCTCCCCGCCACTTCCGACAAGACCCGCTGGATACAGCTCATCGTCGGCGTGGTCTGCATGATTGCCACCGCCAACATCCAGTACGCATGGACCCTGTTCGTTCCGGAGATCCAGGACAAGTTCGGCTGGGCGCGTGCCGAGATCCAGATCGCCTTTACCCTGTTCGTGCTGGTGCAGACCTGGCTGGCGCCAATTGAAGGTCACTTCATCGACAAGTTCGGCCCCCGCGTGATGGTTGCCTTCGGCGCCGTGATGATAGGCTGTGCCTGGATCGTCAATTCCCAAGCCACCAGCCTGCTGGGCTTTTATGTCGGCGCTGCCTTGGGCGGCATCGGCGTCGGCTCGATCTACTCCACCTGCATCAACAATGCGCTGAAGTGGTTCCCGGACCGCCGCGGCCTGGCCGTGGGCCTGACCGCCGGTGGTTACGGCGCCGGCTCTGCCGCCACTATCCTGCCGATCGCAGCCATGATCGAGTCCTCGGGCTTCCAGCACACCTTCCTGTTCTTCGGCATCCTGCAGGGCTCGCTGGCCTTCATCGCCGCCTGGTTCCTGCGCTCGCCGAGCAAAAGCGAAGTCAAGGCTTCGTCCAAGCTGACCCAGGCTACCCGCGACTACACTCTGAAGGAAGCGCTGTCGACCAAGCTGTTCTGGCTGATGTTCGTGATGTTCATCCTGGTCGTCACCGGCGGCATGATGGCCGTGGCCCAGCTGGGCGTGATCGCCAAGGACCTGGGCGTCAAGGAATTCCAGGTCGACCTGCACTTCTTCGTGATGGCCGCGCTGCCGCTGGCCCTGATGCTGGACCGCATCATGAATGGCGTATCCCGTCCGCTGTTTGGCTGGATCTCGGATAACATCGGCCGCGAAAAGACCATGGTGATCGCGTTCACTCTCGAAGGCCTCGGCATCATCGCGCTGGGCTACTTCGGCAGCAACCCATGGGCCTTCCTGATCCTGTCCGGCGTGGTGTTCCTGGCCTGGGGCGAAGTCTACTCGCTGTTCTCGGCCCTGGCCGGCGACGCCTTCGGCACCAAGCACATAGGCAAAATCTACGGCGTGCTCTACACCGCCAAGGGTATCGGCGCGCTGTTCGTCCCGTTGGGTAACCTGATGATGGAAGCCACCGGCACCTGGTCCACCGTGCTCTACACCGTGGCGCTGATGGACCTGACAGCCGCCTTCTTGGCTATCATGATGCTGCGCCCGGTCCTGGCCAAGCATGTCAGCTTCTCCAAGAGCCTGATGATGCGGGAGAACGCTGCGGCGGCCGCCACCTGA